A part of Citrifermentans bremense genomic DNA contains:
- a CDS encoding putative bifunctional diguanylate cyclase/phosphodiesterase: protein MTQESQNIRRRTTFIALIVSAMLTVVPPAIYFVMSFSHMRGVIEAEGEINARVVGALVVENPRMWEFEELRLKELLGRRSKPDVKEVRRLFNLKHEVIAESGEPLQRPVFSLSFPVHDAGHEVAFLEVSRSLFPILLRTLLFLLGGALVGGYAFFRLRTVPLRALDEAYKVLKQSEEKYRAVYESLNEGLALYRASRREDGSADLVLTDVNPAAITVFGFRRDDIGSWITELLDGLFVESAELIFSALQARGEVTLELEQNTTGRIFALTAFPMGYGMVATLLEDVTEKKRTAEQLERLAYYDSLTGLLNRSMLLDRMEQTIGMAHREGLKVATLFMDLNGFKVINDTLGHKAGDQILIEVAKRLQKSVRKRDTLARLGGDEFVVVATFEKDDNASSIAKNLIGCITPAYEVCDREVYVGASVGISVFPDDGDVPETLLKNADIAMYNAKSKGSGDFCFYSAQLNERLHERMQLEFRLRRALDREEFFLEYQPILDGKTGRINAVEALLRWNDPEKGRVMPDSFIPLAEETGVILPLGEWVLRTACAKVRQWQDAGVMPVRMAVNISGKQFTQGDLSKTVEEALQQSGVHPSWLELELTETCLIHNVEDTVKKLFRLKGLNVSLAIDDFGTGYSSLQYLKNFPIDHLKIDRGFINKLCDLPDDRAIVDAIIGIAKAMDLHVIAEGVETRQQAEYLAGRGCDEFQGYYFYRPLSEEKLLEVLSSEAAAGAPPGEEASWLELQA from the coding sequence ATGACCCAGGAGAGCCAAAACATCAGGCGCAGGACCACGTTCATCGCCTTAATCGTTTCGGCGATGCTGACGGTGGTCCCGCCAGCCATCTATTTCGTCATGTCCTTCTCGCATATGAGGGGCGTCATCGAGGCCGAAGGGGAGATCAACGCGCGCGTCGTCGGCGCCCTCGTGGTGGAGAACCCACGGATGTGGGAGTTCGAGGAGCTGCGCCTTAAGGAACTGCTGGGGCGCCGCTCCAAGCCGGACGTGAAGGAAGTAAGAAGGCTCTTCAACCTGAAGCACGAGGTGATCGCGGAGAGCGGGGAGCCGTTGCAGCGTCCGGTTTTTTCCCTCTCCTTCCCCGTTCACGACGCCGGGCACGAGGTGGCCTTCCTCGAGGTCTCCCGCTCCCTTTTCCCGATCCTGCTCAGGACCCTGCTCTTCCTTCTGGGGGGCGCCCTGGTGGGGGGCTACGCCTTCTTCCGGCTGAGGACCGTGCCGCTGCGCGCCCTCGACGAGGCGTACAAGGTTCTGAAGCAGAGCGAGGAGAAGTACCGCGCGGTCTACGAGTCGCTCAACGAGGGGCTCGCGCTTTACCGCGCCTCAAGGCGCGAGGACGGCTCCGCCGATCTGGTGCTTACCGACGTGAACCCCGCGGCCATCACTGTGTTCGGCTTCCGCAGGGACGACATCGGCAGCTGGATCACGGAGCTTTTGGACGGGCTCTTCGTGGAGAGCGCGGAGCTGATCTTTTCGGCGCTGCAGGCCCGGGGCGAGGTGACCCTGGAGCTTGAGCAAAACACCACCGGGCGCATCTTCGCGCTCACCGCCTTCCCCATGGGTTACGGCATGGTGGCGACGCTGCTCGAGGACGTCACGGAGAAGAAGAGGACCGCCGAGCAGTTGGAGCGGCTCGCCTATTACGACAGCCTGACGGGGCTCTTGAACCGCAGCATGCTTTTGGACCGCATGGAGCAGACCATCGGGATGGCGCATCGGGAGGGGTTGAAAGTGGCGACCCTGTTCATGGACCTGAACGGCTTCAAGGTGATCAACGACACCCTGGGGCACAAGGCGGGGGACCAGATCCTGATCGAGGTGGCAAAACGCCTGCAGAAGTCGGTGCGAAAGAGGGACACGCTGGCGAGGCTTGGCGGGGACGAGTTCGTGGTGGTGGCGACCTTCGAGAAGGACGACAACGCGAGCAGCATCGCCAAGAACCTGATCGGCTGCATCACTCCCGCCTACGAGGTCTGCGACCGGGAGGTTTACGTGGGGGCGAGCGTGGGGATCTCCGTTTTCCCCGATGACGGCGACGTCCCGGAGACCCTGCTGAAAAACGCCGACATCGCCATGTACAACGCGAAGAGCAAGGGGAGTGGCGACTTCTGCTTCTACAGTGCGCAGCTGAACGAGAGGCTGCACGAGCGGATGCAGCTGGAGTTCAGGCTCAGGCGCGCCCTGGATAGGGAGGAGTTCTTCCTGGAGTACCAGCCCATACTGGACGGGAAAACCGGGCGCATCAACGCGGTGGAGGCGCTTTTGCGCTGGAACGATCCGGAAAAGGGGAGGGTGATGCCCGACTCCTTCATACCGCTCGCCGAGGAAACCGGCGTTATCCTCCCCCTGGGCGAATGGGTGCTCCGCACCGCCTGCGCCAAGGTCAGGCAGTGGCAGGACGCAGGGGTCATGCCGGTGCGGATGGCGGTGAACATCTCCGGGAAGCAGTTCACCCAGGGGGACCTCTCGAAGACGGTGGAGGAGGCCCTGCAGCAAAGCGGGGTCCACCCCTCGTGGCTCGAGCTGGAGCTCACCGAGACCTGCCTGATCCACAACGTCGAGGATACGGTGAAAAAGCTCTTCCGCCTCAAGGGACTGAACGTCTCGCTAGCCATCGATGACTTCGGAACCGGCTACTCGTCGCTGCAGTACCTGAAGAACTTCCCCATCGACCACCTGAAGATCGACCGGGGGTTCATCAATAAACTCTGCGACCTCCCGGATGACCGGGCCATAGTCGACGCGATCATCGGCATAGCGAAGGCGATGGACCTCCATGTGATAGCCGAAGGGGTCGAGACGAGGCAGCAGGCGGAGTACCTGGCAGGACGCGGCTGCGACGAGTTCCAGGGGTACTACTTCTACCGCCCGCTCTCAGAGGAGAAGCTCCTGGAGGTCCTTTCCAGCGAGGCTGCTGCCGGCGCTCCTCCCGGCGAAGAGGCATCGTGG